The Brassica oleracea var. oleracea cultivar TO1000 chromosome C7, BOL, whole genome shotgun sequence sequence CCTGCCGCCTGGGGTTCAGAGGAAAATGATACGTGAGTATTTTTCCCCAACAATGCCTAGGAAGTTTTCCTTCTCCAGCATAATGATGTACGACGGTACAAGCGACCCTGACGATCATATCGCTCAATACAAGCAACAATGTGTAAAAGTTTTGGCTCCACTCTTATCAGACCTGCCTTGAAATGGTTCATCAACCTAACCACCAGGCTCATATCCTCTTTCGCGAGCCTCGGCGACAAGTTTGTGGAGCAATTCGCGAGTAGTAGGAGCCTGGAGAAGACTTCAGACAGTCTCTACGAGATTCTTCAGCATCGGGTAGAACCCCTGCGAGATTACATAGCCTGCTTCAACCAAGAAAATGTGGTAGTTCCCGAGTGCAGCATTCCTACTGTGATCTCTGCCATCAAAAGGGGCCTGCTTCTAGACAGAGGCCTCTACAATGAACTAAAAGTGAAGTGGGAAGAAGACGTTTCTAGCAGCGCTAAAGCCCAGCCGAAGCAGGACCAAAAGTCAGCCCGATCAGACCAAGGAAATTGGGATGAAAGATCCTCTCAGAGAGCGATCAAGGACTCCGGGAATAGAAACCAGGGCAGGTTCCAATACCGACCCTTAGAAAAGGAGGAAGGATTGTCGGTATCCACTTGGCTTGACAACTCCCATCTCTCGATATCCACGCCAGAGCTTGTCAACGTCTTGAGGCAGATGGGCCAACAGGTCAAGTGGCCTCCGAAAATTAAGGCACCTGACTCGTTCTGGAATCCTGGTCTCTGTTGTGACTTCCATCACAACCACGGTCACAAAACCGAAGACTACATTACTCTAAGGATCGAGGTCAATGAACTACTCCAAAAGGGGCACCTCCGGGAATTCCTCTCAGAGAAAGCAAAGAACCACCTAAATAAAGAGGTGCCGGTGAAATCTACTGGAGCTATACCCGCCTCGCCACCTCGCCAGGACTGAGTGATCCATGTCATATCCGGAGGTTTAGAGATAAGTGGCGTGAGTCATGCAGCTTCCAAGAAAAGCACCTGTAACGGCAAGCACAGCCTGCAGATGACCAAACCAAAGCGCTTGCTCCTAGGTACCGACGAAATAAGCTTCACAGCCAAGGAGCAGGAGAGGATCCTGGCTCCCCACCACGATGCCCTAGTTATCTCACTCACCGTAACAAACTGCTTGGTGAAAAGAATACTAGTGGACAACGGTAGCTCCACCAATATCATCTTCCAGACTGCGTACCAGGACCTCGGGCTGGACGAGAGTGCCCTGACGCATAAAATAACTCCACTCATCAGATTCAGCGGTGAAATCAAGCAAACGGCCAGAGAGATCATTCTCCCAATACACACTGAAGGGATCAACATGTCCACCAAGTTCCTGGTCGTCGACTATCAATCAGCATACAGCATGATCCTAGGAAGAGGCTGGATTCATGATATGGGAACAGTCCCTTCAACCCTTCATCAAATGGTGAAGTTCCCTACACCTTGGGGCATCAGAATAATCAAGGGAGACAAGGAGAACTCTCGATCCTGCTACCAGACCACCCTAAAGGAAAAAACCAAGGTCTTGTAGCAATTACAGAAGAGACCTCAGGTCCCGCGAACTCAGGGACCAGAGGTCAAGAAGACAGGCGAATGGCGATCGGTTAAGAGGACGCGGACCCCGAATCACGTGAAGGACCACCTAAGGACTGGTATCGACCGCTTCGCATGGTCTCACTCAAGGTCCTCCAAAGCGGTACCTGCTCAGAAAATATGGATATCGCAAGATCCTCGTCCTCCACCCTGCATAGATCTCGTCAGCTATCAACCGATGGTCTCGCAAATGAAGAAGCGGGGCATAAGCATCGTTAGGAGACCTCCTCTGAAATCATACCGGATGGATCTGGAGCAGAGCCAACAAAGAACGAAGAAACCTAGCCAAGCCAGAGCTCTTCAAATCTGGTCGCTCCGGTGGATGAATGCGACTACACATCTCATGGCCGTGCTGAGAAGCTTCATCACCAGGAAACACTGGCCGCGGATCCCCAATAACAAGAAAATCTACAGAAGCAGGGGCACGAGACAAATCTCGATCACGGTCTCCGTACCAAAGGGAGAAGTGGTACCCCGCAATGGAGAAAGGGATGACCCTCCAAGGCAGCACTCATATAATCCTCAACAAACCGGCATGAAGTCCACCTCCAAGAAGGAAAGCGACAGACGGGTCCACAGAACCCTGAGGACTGGTCACGACTACAGAGTGCCGCCAAGGACCGTAGCTAGAAAGAGGAATCCTTTAGCAGGGGCACTCACCCAAACAGAGAAACAGAGCCTACGGGCTACATAACAAAGGTAAAACATGGCCTAACCACTGGGGTACCTCGCAAGCTAATGTATTGCACGGTCACCGAACCATGATTTTTATTATTTATTTATTATTTAAGCATTATGTTTTCCTACTCTTATGTACGCTGAAACGTCTCCGGACAAAAGCTTATGTAATAAAATAGTTCCGACTATAAAAGAGTAGTAGGAATACCACAATACTTAAAGGGGCAAACGAGCTGGATCAGGTCCAAGCGACCACCGATCCTGGCCAACCCACAATAAAAAGTGGTACAACCACAGAAAAACAAAACGGGTATGAGACATAAGGTAGGAATGGGTCTGCGCAAGCCCGAGTATGCCGTCAATACTACCTAAACCCCTGTATAGCCTCAAGCATATCGGGTCCCAAACTAAATATATACCCAAACGTGAAAAGTACTTGTATTAAAACGCTACGTGTTAAATAATACAGGGGACACAAGGTATAATTGCAAAAGTAGTGTAATAACAGGGAGCAAAAGTGCAAAAGTCCGGGAGCACCCTATAATATCCTGCCTCTCCAGACGTGGAAAGCAACATAAGCCTGGCACTTGGGTTTTCATCCATACCAGCACCCTCTAAGTCTGATAGTGGCTTCCTGCAAAAGCACTGTGCAGCACGGGAACTCGATAATGGCCAGCTTCCGAGCGGCAGAATACGAAATCCCAACAGGTACCGACAGTCGCGTCGCCTAGGATGGCAAAATAAGGTCTCTTAAAACTAAAATTCCGGGTTCTGAGAAAGAATTTCGGGCTCAGAAAGGCCCCAAGGTCAAGAACCCACTGGTTCCTAAACAATGACCTCAGGGTCCAATGACTACGAGTCCTATCAAAAAAACCTCAGGGTCCAGAACCCATGGCTTCCTTAGAAACAACCTCTGGGTCCTGAACCCACCCATTCCCCAAGCGATCCTAGGGTCCAAGACATAGGGGATCAGCCAAGAATCTAAAAAGCCAAGGGGTCCAGGGAATCCCAGCACCCAAAGCCCATGCGGTTCAGATCTTGCAAGAAGATCGTCGGAGAGCTTTCTCCGCACCAACGCTTCGATTAGTAGCACAATATTCATCAGCTCTCTAATTCATCTCCGTGAATCAAGCTTCCAAACCCCGAGATCATTCCGCAACCTGCAAAGAAGGGACAGTCACAGAAGCAAAGCCAAATTGTGGGCTTAAAGGACGAAAGGCCCATCAAGCCCAAGCGGCCCAGGTCCTATAAAAAGGTTTCGAGAAATTCATCTCGGATACTCAGTCAGTCAATCCCAGGGCAATGCGATATCCTAGCTCAGACCACCTCGAAGAAACCAGAATCAGGAGAACTTCGAGGGATATGGTCACGAAGATCAGAGCAAATCGAGAAACTTATGAACCTAAAGGATTCCAAGTTCAAAGGACCCCGTAAAGAGGGATAAAGAAAGATGCAAACCCGAAAAGTATTCTTAAAAAGCCCCAGCAGGGCCATTGTTCAAACACAACAAAATAAAAAAAAGGCACAAGGGCCCGATTCGAAGTCTTAAACTCTCACCAAGGGCAGATACAAAATAAAAAGAGACCCCTTCATGGGGTCAAGAGTTCGGAGGATAGAGATTGGAATCAGATGGCTGAACTGAAGGGTCATCAGCAACGGGCTCTGGTATCTTCTCCGCCTCCACGTCGCCAAGGACCCGCAGTTCACTCTCAAAGGAAGGAGTGGGGAGCCCTAGAAGCTCGGCCTCAGTGATCTTCACCGTCTTGTATTGCTCCAGGACGTTCGTAGGATCCGAACTGTCGGTCTGGCCATTGATCCACTCCCGCATCAGCTCCCATCGAGCCGCGACCTTGCCACCATTCACCGCCATCGCCGTCTCTGCTTCACGGTCTCTGCAGTATTCTTCAGATCGTTTAGCTCCTCCTCCCTATTCTTCAGCTGACCCCTCAGAGAGACGTTCTCCGCTGCTGCCATTTCTCCTGCTTCCTCCTGGTTCCTTACCTTGAGCCTCAAAGCCTTAATCTCCTTATACTTGGCTAGAACAACCCCCCCTTTCCTCCCGCAGCTGGGAGGCCAGAGCCTCTAACTCGGCTTTCGTGGAATCCACACCTATTGTTAGGGGATTTTTGTGCTCAGCACTACAGAATGATAGGAAGAAGGAGACTTGTCGTCGTGATACTTTCTCCTGCTTCGGTCGTGGATAAGCCAGGAGATCCTTCTCCTAGGGTAGTGCCATACAGATATTGGCTGGTATATTTCGCCAGTGCCTTAGTAGCAGTAAGAAAGATCGGTCGTTAGGCAGGAACCGCCTGTTTGTAGTGAGGATCACAGGATCTTCTGGGTCTGAAATTGATGGTCCCGACTCCAGGGTTGGTCCTTGGATGCCTCCTTATCTGTAGTTGATGGTTCCGACCACCAGGGGCGGTCCCTGAGTGTCTAGGGGTTGAACCATGGAAGGTGTTTGGGTTTATAGCTGCATCCTTCACGGGGGATTGCCTACGTACCCTTCAGTGAGGGATCAAGCCGTTTGTAGTTCATGTATGTGGAGGCGCGGAGCTAAGTGGGCGCGTAGCCTAATGGGCACATGGCCTGAGGAGCACGTAGCTCTGTAGTTGGTAGGAGTCATCTGTTCTAGAGGGTACATCGCCGGAACAGATGGTAAACCTGTCGATATGCTGCAGTGAGCATGGAGCGTAGATGTGCTTCAGTGAGCATGGAGGGATCCTGCTCATGAGCTGGAGATCATGGCCTGAGCCAGTAAGTAGAGTTATTGGCGTGCTGCAGTGAGAATATATTTTCATCTGGTTGATGATAATCGTCGGGATCAGCCTCTCCTAGGCGTGTCTAAGAAGAAGGTCTTCTATGTGTAGAATCTTGCCTTGGCGGCTGTCGAATTGACGAGCTCTGGTCATGGACGTCTCAAACCTCCTCTTTAGGTTTAGAAACCTATGTTTATAGAAGAGGTCGTGCCTCCTCTTTCAGGGTTTGGAAATATTCCATATATACTTAGATAATATAATATTTCCATTTTCTTAAGGGAGGTCGTATGTATTGGAATACTTCATCTTTCTCTTAGATTTAGGAAGAATCCTTCTTGCCCAAGATGGTTACCTGATAAATGGAAGATTTCCATTTTTCTTAAGGCAGGAGAAATTACTTGGCCCAGAAGACAGAGGAAGGTCCCAGACTTGGGGGCAGGGACCCGTGACCGAAGGCAGGAACCCGGACCCTGGGGAGCAGGGACCTGGAAGACAGAAGCTGGAGTAATCTCTTCATGGAATATTTTTCCCCAACAGTTTGCCCCTTATTTTCTGGCTTCATGTTTAAGGGCAGGAAATAATCCAACTTTCTTCATTGGACTATAAGTTACACCGTAGTATCAAGCTGCCTTGTTGATCGTTCTCAAATGTACTTGCGCTCGGTGTGAAAGGATTTGCAGCCTGGTTGGAGATGTATGACCTTTGATTCAGATGACCTGGAAGTGGAGAATCGGGAAGGACCACAATGTAGGACCTAGTAAACGCTCTAAGGGTGGACATCACCGTCGTGCTAGATCAGGTCGGGCCTGTAGGACTTTCTTCTTCTCCTTTATAAGGATGAGACATTGCCCCTACGGTGGGGATTTTCCGGAGTTGGCAGAAAGTTTGAATAAGCCAGGAACGCCTGCATAAAGGGTGATGCTACTGCTCATACCCAGGTGCTTGTGCTTCGCATGTGGCTGTACTCCGCTTTAGTTCAGGCCTGACTTCAGTTTGCGTTTCTTGAGGCTCTCTGGCTCGACGAACCGTGTGGAGGAGTGTATGGGTCAGGACCCAGGAATTCTAAGAGGGAGAATCTTGGCGAGGCTAAGAATCAGGAGGACGAAGAGGTTGAATAAGACCCGGAGGCCGAAACTAAGGATCCTCATGCTTGATTCCACTGGCCTTGCTTGTGCCTCTCGAGCTTGTAAAGGCTGTAATGCACTTTAAGGAGGGTCTCCGTGCCGGTTTCCTTGCTGCGTTTAGCATACTTGATGCTCCTTTGGTGCTGGTGTTGTAGCTGTAGCTTCTTGCCTTGTCTCTAGATCGTACCTTGACTTTTGGCAGAGGGGACATTCAGCATGTTCGTCATGGTGCCTGGAGATAACCTAGCTGATTCTTGGTACCGGAGTAGATCTCCTGGACATGTTATTTGCGCAATTGTTGGGGTCGAAAACGGTGATGACGAAGTTAACGTCCAAATCCCCGAAGAAGAAAAATTCTTCAACAAATACTTTTTCGAAATAGATTCTTCTTTACGAAAAGCTTTGCGGAAGAAACGCGAATTATCGGACAAGAGCTCGAGAAGGATCGTTACGCAGCAACCAAACACGTGCTCCGCTCGGTCGCTACGTAGAGACCGAGTTCGAGCCAAAGCTCAGTCGCTTCGTAGCGACCAAACGTCCATTCCGCTCGATCGCTACGTAGCGACGGAGCTCAAGCAGGATCTCGGTCACTGCGTAGCGACCGAGCTCGAACCAAAGTTCGGTCGCGCTCTTCCGAAACGTCGATACGACATCAGTCCATGCATTCTCGTCTACCCTTCGATGCTATCTCCCGAATACCGTAGCGAACCCATCTCATGTTCCCCGCCATTTCTAAGTTATAAATCAAACTTTACCGTAAAAACCGCGGAAAGTTCATTCTTTATTGAAAGAAGCCGTAATAAACACTTCGAGTCGATGGCGGCTTAAGGGCAGAAGAGGAAAAGCGTAAACCGACCTTGGAGTCCGTATATAAGGGGTCCTAGGCGAGAGGCATGAAGAGGAACTCTTTCAGAGAAAACTTAGCACTTAGAGCAATTAGGCAACTTTCCGTTTTTGTTATTTCGAGCTGCGACTCAATTAGGTTTAGTTGTCTTAGGGTTGCTAGAACTAGGAATCTCACCGACAGCTCTCGAGCCCAGGCGTATACCTTGTTGTAAACGCTCATACGCAAATTCGGAATATGACTTCTCTTTGCTCTCTTCTTACGATTTTTATTCTTCTTCGTTGTCATTATTATGTTCTGATTTGCTTGGCTTGTGGTATTAGCAGATATTCGGGACCTCTGGGAAATTAGGGTTTTCCTAGTTTCCTTATTTAAACGGAAATCGACAGTGCGAATTTCGGTTCCCACAGTTTGGCGCTAGAAGGAGGGGGGTACGGATTAATCTAACCCGCAAAAACCACACAACGATCAGGAACGATATGCAAGACTCAACGTGCGCGAACGTCATCTCGTTCAAGGGGGGAGAAACGGTCGGCCGAGCCAAACCTCGAAACGATCTCCTTGTTATCGAACAGACGATCCGAGATATCGACGTCGCAAGGGTGCTAATCGACACCGGAAGTTCGGCCGATATCATCTTCAAAGAAACGCTTGAAAAAATGGGGATCAATCAATCCGAAGTCACAAAATACCCAAGCCCACTGCTGGGAGTTTCGGGAGAAATAACCCTGGCCTACGGATCGATTAATCTCGCTGTCAAAGCCGGAACCATGACGAACGTCACAGAGTTTCTAGTCGTTGACCATCCCGCTTCTTACAATGTTATCATGGGGACGCCATGGCTAAACGCCATGCGCGCAATCCCGTCAACGTACCATCTTTGCCTCAAGTTCCCGACCCCTAATGGAGTCGAGGTAATATGGGGAAATCCGAGAGTCTCACAGGTTTGCTTCGCCGCGGAACTGAAACGAAAAAGACCAATCCTCGAGATCACTCCTAGAAAAGTGGAGAAAAAGACCTCCAGCAAAGATACACGAGGTCAAGATTCAGCGGAACTCTTCTGGCAATCTCGCAGCATCGTAGCCCTAGACGAAAAACGCGAGCCAACATGCGAACCCGTGGTGACGATCCGTCTCGACGTAGCCTTCCCGGAACGCTTCATCGAGCTTGGAGCCAATCTCCGCGAGCCCTTAAGAACAGAACTCATAGCCTATCTTAAAAAGAACCTCAATACATTCGCATGGGATGCGGAAGATATGCCAGGGATCGACATTAACATAACATGTCACGAGTTGAATATCGACCCAACATTCAAACCCATCAAGCAGAAAAGGCGGAAGCTAGGACCGGAACGTGCTGCCGCAGTAAACGATGAGATGGAAAAATTGCTTAAAGTTGGGTCGATAACAGAAGTAAGATACCCAGACTGGCTCGCCAACCCTGTAGTAGTCAAAAAGAAAAATGGGAAGTGGCGAGTTTGCGTGGATTTTACCGACCTAAACAAAGCATGTCCAAATGATAGCTTCCCTCTACCACATATTGATCGATTGGTAGAGGCAACAGCGGGCAACGAACTTTTATCCTTCATGGATGCCTTCACAGGTTATAATCAAATTAGGATGAATCCCGACGATCGCGAGAAGACTGCGTTCATTACCGATCATGGAACTTATTGCTATAAGGTAATGCCCTTCGGCCTCAAAAACACCGGTGCAACTTACCAACGACTCGTAAACCGAATGTTCTCCAAACAACTCGGAAAAACGATGGAGGTTTATATCGACGACATGCTCGTCAAATCCCTCAAAGCAAAAGATCATGTGTCACATCTCGAAGGGTGTTTTGCGCAATTTAATTCCCATAACATGAAGCTCAACCCGACAAAATGTAGATTCGCCGTGGCATCAGGGGAATTCCTCGGCTACTTGGTCACATACCGCGGTATCGAAGCGAATCCAAAACAGATCAACGCACTAATCGATATGGCTTCACCAAAGAATAAGCGGGAAGTCCAAAGACTGACCGGCAGAATCGCAGCGCTCAACCGATTTATTTCACGATCAACAGATAAGTGCCTGCCCTTCTACGACGTCCTGCGAGGAAATAAAAAAGTAGTCACATTCCGTGGCATCGACTCTAATCCAAAATAGATCAATGCACTGATCGAGATGGCTTCGCCGAAGAATAAGCGGGAAGTCCAGAGGTTGACCGGTAGAGTCGCGGTACTTAACCGTTTTATTTTGGGATCAACAGACAAGTGCCTGCCTTTCTATGATGTCTTACGGGGAAATAAAAAATTCGAATGGTCGGCAGAATGCGAAAACGCTTTCCAACAGCTGAAGCGGTATTTGCCTTCCCCGCCAGTCCTCGCAAAACCAGTGGAGGGGGAACCTTTGTTCTTGTACATCGCTGTATCAGCAACAGTTGTGAGCGGCGTGCTAAACAGGGAAGAACGCGGCGAACAGAAACCTATTTTCTATATCAGCAAAACCTTGCTGGATGCCGAATCTAGATACCCGCTAATGGAAAAATTAGCATGCGCGGTCGTAACATCGGCCCAAAAACTAAGACCATATTTCCAATCCCACATGATCGTCGTCCTCACGACTTTTCCCCTACGAACGATCCTGCATGGCTCGAGTCAATCGGGCCGATTAGCCAAATGGGCGGTAGAACTGAGCGAAAACGATATCGAGTACCGACCGAGAACAACCGCAAAGTCACAAGTGCTTGCGGACTTCTTGGTCAAATTACTGACAGAGACCATAACCAACGAGGAACCAAATTCCACTTGGCTCCTTCATGTCGACGGATCCTCGTCCAACCAGGGATCAGGCGTCGGAATTCGCCTCACATATCCAACGAACGAGATCTTAGAGCAATCATTTAGGCTGGAATTGCACGCCTCAAACAACGAAGCCGAATACGAAGCACTCGTCGCAGGACTGCGTTTGGCTCATGGCTTGAAGATACGAAACATCCACGCTTACTGCGATTCCCAGTTAATGGCAAGTCAGTACAGCGGAGAGTATGAAGCCANNNNNNNNNNNNNNNNNNNNNNNNNNNNNNNNNNNNNNNNNNNNNNNNNNNNNNNNNNNNNNNNNNNNNNNNNNNNNNNNNNNNNNNNNNNNNNNNNNNNNNNNNNNNNNNNNNNNNNNNNNNNNNNNNNNNNNNNNNNNNNNNNNNNNNNNNNNNNNNNNNNNNNNNNNNNNNNNNNNNNNNNNNNNNNNNNNNNNNNNNNNNNNNNNNNNNNNNNNNNNNNNNNNTCAGAGCAATCTGAGCAATCTGATTACGGCTGCGATACCCCGTGGCTGCAGAAAATTCAAGACTACATTATCGACGGACGCCTGCCCACCGAGAAATGGGCAGCCCGCAAAGTCCGAACACAGGCCGCACGCTACGTAACAGTAGACGGCAAAATTTACAAATGGAGATTCTCCGGACCACTCATGACATGCCTGGAAAGGGAAGAAGCGAAAAAAGTGATGAAAAAGTGATGGAAGAGCTACAACAGCCCTCAAGCAAGAGAGAGACTTTTTAACTTGGAGATGATATTTAGGCGGCTAGGGTTAGGGTTCATACAAATATACTTGTAATCCTTTCTTGCTCTATGTAATAAAGATCTCTTCAAGTCTATATTCTCCTCAATCTCTCTAAATCCTCACGAAACACTCTTAAACCTACCTAACAAGTCAACTTGTCCATCGTTCTGTGGTATTCTAAAAGAGCCTACACAAAAATCCCCTAACAGTTTGGCGCTTGAAGAAGGGGAGTATTCTAACTACGTGATGATGGCGATGAATGAGTGCTCCAAATCACCCGAAGCTGTTCAAGGAGGAGCCAAGCCCCTTGGATTATCTACTAACCATCGGAGTCGAGCAGATAATCCTATCAAAGCTGAGTACTCCCTACCACACTCGCGAGAGGAAAC is a genomic window containing:
- the LOC106302363 gene encoding uncharacterized protein LOC106302363, which produces MCKSFGSTLIRPALKWFINLTTRLISSFASLGDKFVEQFASSRSLEKTSDSLYEILQHRVEPLRDYIACFNQENVVVPECSIPTVISAIKRGLLLDRGLYNELKVKWEEDVSSSAKAQPKQDQKSARSDQGNWDERSSQRAIKDSGNRNQGRFQYRPLEKEEGLSVSTWLDNSHLSISTPELVNVLRQMGQQVKWPPKIKAPDSFWNPGLCCDFHHNHGHKTEDYITLRIEVNELLQKGHLREFLSEKAKNHLNKEVPVKSTGAIPASPPRQD